TACGCGTACCAGGGTAGACCCCGACCGAAGGGTCGCCACAGACGGCACGCAACAGTGACGACCCTCACCGTTCGCGGCGCACGGGCGCCGCGTCTAGCGTGCGCGCGACGCGGTGAAACGGGACTCGGCGGCACGCCAGGCGTTCATGGCGGCGGCCCGGACGACGGGCACCAGCGGTGTCACGAGGGCGGCGGCGGACTCGGGGAGGTGGTCGCGTCCCCAGCGGCGCGCGTCGCTCCAGGCGTCGATGCTGCGCGCGTGGAGCTCGAGGCGGCGCCACGCCACCTCGAGGTCGCGTACGGCGTCGCGGTAGGCGATCACCGTCGCGTAGTCGCGGGCGCGGACCAGCCCTCGCGCGTCGGTGCACTGCCCGGCGACTGTCACGAACCGGGCGGTGGGTGTCCGCAGGACGTCGTCGGCAAGCTGCGACGACGGACGGTCGACATCGCCCTCGCGCATCTCCATCCAGGCGTCGAGGATCTCGTCGTGGCGCCGCTGGGTCGTGCGGTGCAGCCGTGCGAAGTGGGCGCGGGCCCGTCGCCGATAGCCGACCTCCTCGGCCGTGAGCGCCGCGGCGCAGGCGCCGGCAGCGACGACGGCGAGGACGGGACCGATCGTCAGACCGGCGAGCGCGGCGACAGAGAGCCACGCCGCCCAGCTCGGGACCCGGTTGCCACGCTCGGCTCGCATGCGGACCAGCGTACGACGCCGGGCGGCCGCCCTGGGGTTCTCGAACGAAACGGAGTACGCTCATTTATGAGTGGAGTTCAAACGGGTGATACGAGGTGACGGCATGGCGGACACCGGCCGACGTGAGCGCAACAAGCAGGAGAAGCGCGAGCGCATCCTCGACGCCGCCTCGGCGCTCTTCGCCGAGCACGGCTACGCGCGTGTCACGACGCAGCGGGTCGCCGACCGGGCCGACGTCGCCGCGGGCACCCTGTTCCGCTACGCCGCGACGAAGTCGGAGCTGCTGCTCATGGCCACCAACGCCCGGGTCTCCGACGCGCTCGCCGCCGGCGAGGCCGCGGCGCGCGACGAGGACGACGGCGTACGCGCGGTGATCGCGCTGGTCGGCCCGCTGCTCGCGCAGAGCCGGGAGAGCGCCGAGAACACGGCCGTCTACCAGCGCGAGGTG
Above is a genomic segment from Mumia sp. Pv4-285 containing:
- a CDS encoding TetR/AcrR family transcriptional regulator; translation: MADTGRRERNKQEKRERILDAASALFAEHGYARVTTQRVADRADVAAGTLFRYAATKSELLLMATNARVSDALAAGEAAARDEDDGVRAVIALVGPLLAQSRESAENTAVYQREVMFGAEGAYRREALALVEGFVTAIGAALETAWSRDHPRAATPGSRAAAEAVFASVHVAILTAARPDLVTDPLADDLAAQVALIVRGYLAAPTPARKGATT